One genomic segment of Pseudomonas sp. RU47 includes these proteins:
- the xylG gene encoding D-xylose ABC transporter ATP-binding protein encodes MSDYLLQMNGIVKTFGGVKALNGIDIKVRPGECVGLCGENGAGKSTLMKILSAVYPHGTWDGEILWDGQPLKAQSISETEAAGIVIIHQELTLVPDLSVAENIFMGHELTLPGGRMNYPAMIHRAEALMRELKVPDMNVSLPVSQYGGGYQQLVEIAKALNKKARLLILDEPSSALSRSEIEVLLDIIRDLKAKGVACVYISHKLDEVAAVCDTISVIRDGKHIATTAMADMDIAQIITQMVGREMSNLYPSEPHDIGEVIFEARHITCYDVDNPKRKRVDDISFVLKRGEILGIAGLVGAGRTELVTALFGAYPGRHEGEVWLDGQAIDTRTPLKSIRAGLCLVPEDRKRQGIIPDLGVGQNITLAVLDNYSKLTRIDAEAELGCIDQEISRLHLKTASPFLPITSLSGGNQQKAVLAKMLLAKPRVLILDEPTRGVDVGAKYEIYKLMGALAAAGVSIIMVSSELAEVLGVSDRVLVIGEGQLRGDFINHELTQEQVLAAALSQPGSHNNNDRKSA; translated from the coding sequence ATGTCCGACTATCTGCTGCAAATGAACGGCATCGTCAAAACCTTCGGCGGTGTCAAAGCGCTCAACGGCATCGACATCAAAGTCAGACCCGGCGAGTGCGTTGGCCTGTGCGGCGAGAATGGCGCCGGCAAATCCACACTGATGAAAATCCTCTCGGCGGTCTACCCGCACGGCACCTGGGACGGTGAAATCCTCTGGGACGGGCAACCGCTCAAGGCGCAATCGATCAGCGAAACGGAAGCCGCCGGTATCGTCATCATTCACCAGGAACTGACACTGGTGCCCGACCTTTCGGTGGCCGAAAACATTTTCATGGGCCATGAATTGACGCTGCCCGGCGGACGGATGAATTACCCGGCGATGATCCACCGCGCCGAAGCGTTGATGCGCGAACTGAAAGTCCCCGACATGAACGTCTCGCTGCCGGTTTCACAGTACGGCGGCGGCTATCAGCAACTGGTGGAAATCGCCAAGGCCCTGAACAAAAAGGCCCGCCTGCTGATCCTCGACGAGCCTTCATCAGCCTTGAGCCGTTCGGAAATCGAGGTATTGCTGGACATCATCCGCGACCTCAAAGCCAAGGGCGTTGCCTGCGTCTATATCTCGCACAAGCTCGATGAAGTGGCCGCCGTGTGCGACACCATTTCAGTGATCCGCGACGGCAAACACATCGCCACCACCGCCATGGCCGACATGGACATTGCGCAGATCATCACGCAGATGGTCGGGCGGGAAATGAGCAACCTCTACCCCAGCGAGCCACACGACATTGGCGAAGTGATTTTCGAGGCCCGCCACATCACTTGCTACGACGTCGACAATCCCAAGCGCAAACGGGTCGACGATATTTCCTTCGTCCTCAAGCGCGGCGAAATCCTCGGCATCGCCGGGCTGGTCGGTGCCGGCCGTACCGAACTGGTGACTGCGCTGTTCGGCGCTTACCCCGGTCGCCACGAGGGCGAAGTCTGGCTGGACGGGCAAGCCATCGACACCCGCACGCCGCTCAAGTCCATCCGCGCCGGCCTGTGCCTGGTGCCCGAGGACCGCAAACGCCAAGGCATCATTCCGGACCTGGGCGTCGGCCAGAACATCACCCTCGCCGTGCTGGACAACTATTCGAAACTCACCCGCATCGATGCCGAAGCCGAACTGGGCTGCATCGATCAGGAAATCTCGCGCCTGCACCTCAAGACCGCCAGCCCGTTCCTGCCAATCACCAGTCTGTCCGGTGGCAATCAGCAAAAAGCCGTGCTGGCGAAGATGCTGCTGGCCAAACCCCGGGTGCTGATTCTCGATGAGCCGACCCGAGGCGTGGACGTCGGCGCCAAATACGAAATCTACAAGTTGATGGGCGCGCTGGCCGCCGCCGGCGTGTCGATCATCATGGTCTCGTCGGAGCTGGCGGAAGTGCTCGGCGTTTCCGACCGTGTGCTGGTGATCGGTGAAGGCCAGTTGCGGGGCGACTTCATCAACCATGAACTTACCCAGGAACAGGTGCTCGCCGCTGCCCTCAGCCAGCCTGGCAGTCATAACAATAATGATCGGAAATCCGCGTAA